A window of the Parabacteroides merdae ATCC 43184 genome harbors these coding sequences:
- a CDS encoding SIR2 family NAD-dependent protein deacylase: MKKKLVVLTGAGMSAESGISTFRDSDGLWEKYRVEDVATPEGFAADPELVLNFYNQRRRELLNTKPNAGHIGLADLEQEFDVHIITQNIDNLHERAGSSHVIHLHGELLKACSIRDLNTTYDISPENPDLHIGDKDPHGVQLRPFIVWFGEAVPMIDPAIRLVEDCDIFVVIGTSLNVYPAAGLLNYVRHGQTIYLIDPKEVKAYRNDIRFIRKGASEGVKELKELLLQNH, encoded by the coding sequence ATGAAAAAGAAATTAGTCGTACTGACCGGTGCCGGGATGAGCGCCGAAAGTGGTATTTCGACTTTCCGTGACTCGGACGGACTATGGGAAAAATATCGGGTGGAAGATGTGGCAACCCCAGAAGGTTTTGCTGCCGATCCGGAACTGGTACTCAACTTTTATAACCAACGACGTCGGGAATTACTGAACACGAAACCTAATGCCGGACATATCGGACTTGCCGACTTGGAACAAGAATTCGACGTCCATATCATTACACAAAACATCGACAACCTGCACGAACGGGCGGGAAGCAGCCATGTGATCCATCTGCACGGCGAACTGCTGAAAGCTTGCTCCATTCGTGACCTGAATACGACATACGATATTTCGCCAGAAAATCCAGACCTGCATATCGGGGACAAGGATCCTCATGGAGTACAACTCCGCCCCTTCATCGTCTGGTTCGGCGAGGCGGTTCCAATGATCGACCCTGCAATCCGACTAGTGGAAGATTGTGACATCTTTGTGGTGATCGGGACTTCGCTCAACGTATACCCGGCGGCAGGACTACTGAACTACGTACGCCACGGCCAGACAATCTACCTCATCGACCCGAAAGAGGTAAAAGCCTATCGTAACGATATCCGCTTCATACGGAAAGGAGCATCGGAAGGGGTGAAAGAATTGAAGGAGTTATTACTGCAAAATCATTAA
- the nhaC gene encoding Na+/H+ antiporter NhaC yields MEHNPTKIPSPLLSLVPILVLVTLLFVTIRIFGSDALSGGSQIVLLTATAICCLIAMTYSKVRWKALELAMINNITGVATALIILLIIGALSGSWMISGVVPTLIYYGMQIIHPSFFLASTCIICAVVSVMTGSSWTTIATIGIALLGIGQAQGFSDGWIAGAIISGAYFGDKISPLSDTTILASSVTDTPLFKHIRYMMITTIPSMLITLVIFTVAGLSHEATATDQIEQYSIALNNTFHITPWLLIVPVVTGILIAKRVPSIITLFISAALAGMFALIFQPHLLLEISGLPVGNIQSNFKGLLMTFYGSTSIKTGNPELNSLVATRGMSGMMNTIWLILCAMCFGGAMAASGMLGSITSVFLRFMKRTVGLVTSTVASGLFLNICTADQYISIILTGNMFKDIYEKKGYESRLLSRTVEDSVTVTSVLIPWNTCGMTQATILGVATFIYLPYCFFNLISPLMSITIAAIGFKIKRKNEKAKSVVAG; encoded by the coding sequence ATGGAGCATAATCCGACGAAGATTCCTTCGCCCTTACTTTCCTTGGTTCCCATACTTGTATTGGTAACCCTTTTATTTGTGACAATACGCATATTCGGTAGCGATGCCCTTAGTGGCGGCAGCCAGATCGTGTTACTTACCGCTACCGCCATCTGCTGCCTGATCGCCATGACCTACAGCAAAGTACGCTGGAAGGCGCTGGAGCTGGCGATGATCAACAATATCACTGGCGTTGCGACAGCTCTGATCATCTTACTGATCATTGGAGCGTTGTCGGGCAGCTGGATGATAAGTGGTGTCGTCCCCACTTTGATTTATTACGGGATGCAGATCATTCATCCTAGTTTCTTCCTGGCATCGACCTGTATCATTTGTGCAGTCGTCTCAGTCATGACGGGAAGTTCATGGACTACCATTGCCACCATCGGGATCGCCCTCTTAGGTATCGGACAGGCACAAGGCTTCTCCGACGGATGGATTGCCGGGGCGATCATTTCGGGGGCCTATTTCGGGGACAAGATATCTCCACTTTCCGATACGACCATCCTTGCCTCATCGGTAACGGACACACCTCTTTTCAAACATATCCGCTACATGATGATCACAACAATTCCCTCTATGTTGATCACGCTCGTTATCTTCACGGTAGCCGGTCTTTCACACGAAGCGACGGCAACAGACCAGATCGAACAGTACTCGATCGCCCTGAACAATACGTTCCATATCACACCGTGGCTGCTGATCGTACCGGTCGTCACTGGCATCCTGATTGCGAAAAGAGTTCCATCGATCATCACGCTGTTCATTTCGGCAGCATTGGCTGGCATGTTCGCGCTGATTTTCCAGCCACACCTGTTGCTGGAAATTTCCGGTTTACCAGTAGGAAACATCCAATCCAATTTTAAGGGCCTATTAATGACATTTTACGGCAGTACAAGCATAAAAACCGGAAATCCGGAACTGAATAGCCTGGTTGCCACACGAGGCATGTCAGGCATGATGAATACGATTTGGCTGATCCTTTGTGCCATGTGCTTCGGCGGGGCGATGGCGGCAAGCGGAATGTTGGGCAGCATCACTTCCGTATTTCTGCGCTTTATGAAACGGACAGTCGGGCTGGTAACGTCGACTGTCGCATCGGGACTGTTCCTCAACATCTGTACGGCCGACCAATATATTTCCATCATCTTGACTGGAAATATGTTCAAGGATATTTATGAAAAGAAAGGATACGAAAGCCGTCTGCTGAGCCGTACGGTAGAAGACTCGGTCACCGTCACTTCCGTACTAATCCCGTGGAATACTTGCGGTATGACACAGGCAACGATCCTCGGAGTTGCGACATTCATCTACCTTCCTTATTGTTTCTTTAATCTAATCAGCCCGTTGATGAGCATCACGATTGCTGCGATCGGGTTCAAAATAAAAAGGAAAAATGAAAAAGCTAAAAGTGTCGTTGCTGGCTAA
- a CDS encoding glycoside hydrolase family 125 protein: protein MTTRRNFLKTGGLSLASLMVGQHSFARMAEKADDKLAGAASTTQYVCKRPVPSKRQFTSEAVEKAIATTKAKLKDPKLAWMFENCFPNTLDTTCEHKMVNGKPDTFVLTGDIHAMWLRDSSAQVFPHIQFANDDPKVKTMLAGVINRQTWCINIDPYANGFNEGPTGSEWESDFTDMKKELHERKWEIDSLCYPIRLAYHFWKKTGETSPFDADWDKAMKSIYKTFIEQQRKDNLGPYQFRRKTDRQGDTLLNDGWGSPVNPVGLIVSSFRPSDDATLFGFLIPSNLFAITSLRQLAEMMREIKNDNDFARRCDSLADEVAAAVEKYGIVNHPEYGKVYAFEVDGFYNHVFMDDANVPSLLALPYLGCVDMDDPVYLNTRKLVLSNANPYFFQGKAGEGIGGPHIGFGYIWPMSIIMRCNTTHDNEEIRKCVKMLRDTDADTGFMHESFYKDDPSKFTRSWFAWVNTLFGEMIYRLVNEGKVDILNNLG from the coding sequence ATGACAACACGCAGAAACTTTCTGAAAACAGGCGGCCTTTCGTTGGCAAGCCTTATGGTTGGCCAGCACTCATTTGCCCGTATGGCTGAAAAAGCCGACGACAAATTAGCCGGGGCTGCTTCCACCACCCAATATGTCTGTAAACGTCCGGTACCGAGCAAACGGCAATTCACATCCGAAGCCGTAGAGAAAGCGATCGCCACCACAAAGGCCAAGCTGAAAGACCCGAAGCTCGCCTGGATGTTCGAAAACTGTTTTCCAAATACATTGGATACGACTTGCGAACACAAGATGGTGAATGGTAAGCCCGACACCTTCGTCCTGACCGGTGATATCCACGCCATGTGGCTCCGTGACTCATCGGCACAGGTATTCCCGCATATCCAGTTCGCCAACGACGACCCGAAAGTGAAAACCATGCTTGCCGGCGTCATCAACCGCCAGACCTGGTGTATCAACATCGACCCGTATGCTAACGGCTTCAACGAAGGACCGACCGGCAGTGAATGGGAAAGCGACTTTACTGATATGAAAAAGGAATTGCATGAGCGCAAATGGGAAATCGACTCACTTTGCTATCCGATCCGCCTCGCCTACCATTTTTGGAAGAAAACAGGTGAAACTTCCCCTTTCGATGCCGATTGGGACAAAGCGATGAAGAGCATTTACAAAACTTTTATCGAACAACAGCGTAAGGACAACCTCGGTCCGTATCAATTCAGACGCAAGACAGACCGCCAAGGCGATACCTTACTAAACGACGGTTGGGGCAGTCCGGTCAATCCAGTCGGCCTGATCGTTTCATCGTTCCGCCCGTCAGATGATGCGACTCTGTTCGGATTCCTGATCCCGTCAAACTTGTTCGCCATCACGTCACTCCGCCAGTTAGCCGAGATGATGCGCGAGATCAAAAATGATAACGATTTTGCCCGTCGTTGCGATTCATTGGCGGATGAGGTAGCGGCTGCTGTCGAGAAATACGGTATTGTCAACCATCCTGAATATGGCAAAGTATATGCATTCGAGGTAGATGGTTTCTACAACCATGTATTTATGGATGATGCCAATGTTCCGAGCTTGCTCGCGCTACCGTATCTAGGCTGTGTGGACATGGACGATCCAGTCTACCTGAACACCCGCAAGCTGGTACTCAGCAATGCAAATCCTTATTTTTTCCAAGGCAAGGCAGGCGAAGGTATCGGCGGCCCGCATATCGGTTTCGGATATATCTGGCCGATGAGTATCATCATGCGCTGCAATACAACACACGACAACGAGGAAATCCGCAAATGCGTCAAGATGCTGCGCGACACGGATGCAGATACAGGATTTATGCACGAATCGTTCTATAAGGATGATCCGAGCAAGTTTACCCGTTCCTGGTTCGCCTGGGTCAACACGTTGTTCGGTGAAATGATCTACCGTTTGGTGAATGAAGGCAAAGTCGATATTCTGAACAATTTAGGATAA
- a CDS encoding glycoside hydrolase family 76 protein → MIKKLFSILSLCGCLLGATSCQYTTETVSTGRDLAIADSMFTHILDKYNVEKYGLLQETYPANPDNQVTYLAEGAEQKRNQEVSFLWPYSGMLSGGIALYKTTGDKKYLKVLEERILPGLEQYWDNIREPFCYQSYPMFNGESDRFYDDNDWLAIDFCDLYALTKNKKYLEKAQTLYNYIYSGWDDVLGGGIYWCEQKKTSKNTCSNAPAAVLCMKLYNLTKDNTYLEQAKKTYDWTKNSLRDPEDFVYWDNVRLDGSVDKAKYTYNSGQMIQAGVLLYQQSGDKAYLKDAQETARGAYQRFTEVRKAVDGTATRFYTASPWFNVILLRGLTALYEVDHNPEYIRTMADNARYAWDHTRDVNGFLDNDWTGIKTKEHKWLLDNACMVELFSEINNIK, encoded by the coding sequence ATGATTAAAAAATTATTTTCGATTTTATCCCTTTGCGGATGCCTATTGGGAGCGACCTCCTGCCAATACACAACAGAGACTGTTTCTACCGGTCGCGACCTCGCTATCGCCGATTCCATGTTCACCCACATCCTGGACAAATATAACGTCGAAAAATACGGATTGTTGCAAGAAACGTATCCGGCCAATCCCGACAATCAGGTCACATATCTGGCGGAAGGGGCCGAGCAGAAACGCAATCAGGAGGTATCGTTCCTCTGGCCCTACTCCGGGATGCTGTCAGGAGGGATTGCACTTTATAAGACAACAGGAGACAAGAAATATCTGAAAGTGCTGGAAGAAAGGATTCTGCCGGGGCTGGAACAATATTGGGATAATATACGCGAACCGTTCTGTTATCAGAGCTATCCGATGTTCAACGGGGAAAGCGACCGTTTTTATGATGACAACGACTGGTTGGCGATCGATTTCTGCGACTTGTACGCACTGACGAAAAATAAGAAATATCTGGAAAAGGCACAGACACTATACAATTATATATACAGCGGATGGGACGATGTACTGGGCGGCGGCATTTACTGGTGCGAGCAAAAGAAAACGTCCAAGAACACATGCTCCAATGCACCCGCAGCCGTCCTCTGCATGAAACTATATAACCTGACGAAAGATAATACCTATCTCGAACAGGCCAAGAAGACATACGACTGGACCAAGAATAGCCTCCGCGATCCGGAAGATTTCGTTTATTGGGATAATGTCCGCTTGGACGGAAGCGTGGACAAGGCAAAATATACCTACAACAGCGGACAGATGATACAAGCCGGCGTCCTGCTCTACCAGCAATCAGGCGACAAAGCCTATCTGAAAGACGCACAGGAAACCGCCCGAGGCGCCTACCAACGTTTTACCGAAGTGCGCAAAGCCGTAGACGGTACGGCAACCCGCTTCTACACCGCCAGCCCTTGGTTCAACGTGATCCTGCTGCGTGGCTTGACTGCCCTCTATGAGGTAGACCATAATCCCGAATATATCCGGACGATGGCGGACAACGCACGTTATGCATGGGATCATACCCGCGACGTAAACGGATTCCTCGACAACGATTGGACCGGTATCAAGACCAAAGAGCATAAATGGCTGTTGGATAACGCCTGCATGGTCGAACTTTTTTCCGAAATCAATAACATCAAATAA